The window TAGGTATAAGCTATCACCAttcggttttcagttttttgATCTATGGATAGAGGGCTATcgaaatatgtaaaaatttatttgataggTACATGTTTGATACATAAAACCTTGACCGGAATGAGCTATGATCGCAAAAATTAGCTGCCGGAATGACGAAGTCGACTTCATAAAACACCTAATATCTCcaaaagtttttaatattttttcattcggaaacgatttttttaatcacaacgACCAGGcctataaaatgtaaaaaaaattaaatcgatatctttagattgagaatgcaaaaccttgaccggaatggaaatttttcgttaaaaaagaaTGCTGAAATCGTGCAGTCATCTCTAAATAATCACctgtatcataaaaaccattgattaTATTTCCATTCggtcaagatttttttcatccttGGGTATACACCTTTCAGACAATATATAGTTTCATATATCAAACTGGATTTAAATGCTCAAAACCTTGACcggaatgaaaatttttcactcaaaatttacaaattttattagaTGCACTCAGGTATCGCTCAGGTAAAGAAGCCGTACTACAAGAAGGTGTGAACAACACAAGTAATAAAAACATAGGGagtttattaaaacaacaaatttcAATAGAACAACAAATTTAATCACGACAATGGTCAATACATAGCCAATCTGTACAATCATTATTTACATCtgcacattttgaatgtttcCAAACATTTCAAAGCTTTTTCCCTAATTTAAAATCACAGCCTACCATTTCATCCACCCAATCTGGAAATCCACAAGAACAACAGCaatgaattgttaaaacttGTGTTTTAAAACTGTAATGTCAGGAGTTTGTGATGAATTTTGCGGAAATTGcgtaaataaatcattttctaaACATTCTACAAGATGGCTCCTAATACTTTCTGATTTAAAAGAGGTTTTAGTTTGAAATGAATTATCgggattaaaacaaaattctacAAGGTTAGCAATTGCAAATAATCCACAATCAAAGCCATTTTCTTGTTGTTGAGAATCTAAAATCTTAATAGGAATAGAAGTCTTATTACGCCAATAAATAAGAGAGAGTTGAATTTCAAGAGATGGAGTGTTTACTGTTTGGTTCTTGCTCTTGCTAAGACTATCTAAAATACAAATTTCgttattgttattttgaaaagatgttACCCAATGACTTCTACCCGTGTGATGTATCTGAACTGAAGGTGGTTGAGtatgttcaaattttttatcGCATTTCCATGATTTAGTTTGTTCGTCAAATAGTGGTGCAAGATTTGTGCAAGATTTGTTAACTGTAACCCATGTATATGTTCAAACTGCTTTTTGAttatatctaatgaataatTCACAATATCGGAACACAGCCACCCTGTTggatctaaaatatttttcttgtgcGAAACATTAAGCCCAGAAACCCATTTTTCGTCTTGAATAACCTTATCGGAACACTCTTTACATtctaatttgaatatttttaacggGAATGTCGTCGCAAACATCATCTTGTTCTAACGCGGCGGCGTCGGAATCCGGAGCTGGTATAACTTCCTTGTCGCAATCATTCGGTCGCGGTTTTTTCCTACCGGATTTTTTATCGTTATCGTTACGTTTCAAACTACTCTTAGACAATAAaactaaattataaatttcGTCTTTTGTCAACTTCTTTGCACTTTTAACACtagtttaaatgtttttcactTGTTTGACGTCGCGAGCGTTCATCACCACTTTGAACTCTTTTAGCGGCATTTAATTTATCGAATATCTGTGATGGCGACATACCGATTTCGGAATCCTTTTTAATTATCCTTCAATTTTATATATCACAGCTTCCATGGACAAGCTTCTATGTATTTAGCTCTTGTACATTTTTACTCcctttgatgtaaacaattaaaatcatCATCCGATCCTAATTATCACGGCTTACACGGACAAGCAgtttttacatataattatatatttagtttCGATACATTCTAAATCActttaatgtaaacaattaaatcatCATCACGGCTTACATGGACAAGCagcttttaattcaaatttagcTTTGGTACTGTTCTACTTACTGTGATAAAAGCAtcgttgatatttatttttaataaataatataataacttttttaataaaagaataaataaccAATAACAATTTCTTTATCTTAATTTCGCGTataaattgtttctttttaaaatgatgtttaaaaaagcAGATGTAAGATTATCTACGTATACGAGTTCATGTACTACATATATGTTTTTATCACATGTGTTGTTCACACCTTCCTGTAGTACGGCTTCTTTACCTGAGCGcattaataaaatttgtaaattttgagtgTAAAATTTTCATTCCGGTCAAGGTTTTGAGCATTTAAATCTAGTTTGATATATTAAACTATATATTATCTGAAAGGTGTATACCCaaggatgaaaaaaatcttgaccGAATGGAAATAtaatcaatggtttttatgatactGGTGATTATTTAGAGATGACTGCACGATTACAGCAttcttttttaacgaaaaatttCCATTCCGGTCAAGGTTTTGCATACTCAATCTAAAGAtatcgatttaattttttttacattttataggCCTGGTcgttgtgattaaaaaaatcgtttccgaatgaaaaaatattaaaaacttttgGAGATATTGGGTGTTTTATGAAGTCGACTTCGTCATTCCGGCAGCTAATTTTTGCGATCATAGCTCATTCCGGTCAAGGTTTTATGTATCAAACATGTAcctatcaaataaatttttacatatttcgATAGCCCTCTATCCACAGATcaaaaaactgaaaaccgaaTGGTGATAGCTCATACCTAACACAAGTTATCGACCTTTTTATACATGTCACTACGTCTATTCCGTCGCCATTCCGGCGAATAGACCTGCCCTTATATAGTACTGCGTAGGGTCCCGGTGTCCATTCCCGCTCCAGCCATAtcgcatcttcgctagccaggGGTTTACGATCCACTCTACTCCTATTCAACCTCTACAGCGCCTTGTAGAGGAGCAGAATGGATCGTAAACCCCTGGCTTGCGAAGATAGCAACATCGATTTTCgcagaacaaaaaaaaaagagttagattttgttttcaaagtttaaaatcggTCTCTATAGCCGTATAGTGGCATATTTGTACACCTACAAAGTTCTCATGCGCGAAGCTATAGGGTAGGGGGAGGGTGGAGGAGGCCCGGGACACCCCCTCCCCCGGGAAattcataatttcaaaataattattaaaacatCATAATGAATAAAACACATAGATCTCttattatgtttttaatgtACAAGCATATGATAATTGTTTCTTCCATGTTTAACTTTGGAAAATATGCGCCAGAGATTTAAGATACGAATATCTGAAGAACGAGTTAACAAGTTGCTGTTTCGCCATTTTTCTGACAGCTACACAGGTAATATTTGTTTGCCGTTTATTTGTTAGTGATATGCAGAAATGCACCCTAATCTTATGCACTTTATACTTCATGTTCTTGTCTTATGTCttaaagtttggatgttcatgCATATATTGTATTTATCGTAAAAATTGAAATCAGCTGCACGCTGGATGCATGGTCGAATATAGATAtaatgtatgtataaaattatGGTTTCTGGGTAAAAATACTGAAATAGACCTTAGTATTAATGTGCATTTTGTGGGACAATGCGATTTTGAATCATTTATCATGAACGAAGTTATTTCAATTAATGCTATAATATAGCGTATCATTACGAtatcattaaaaacaatatcacGGATGCTTTGGTCTCAGTGTATGCATGTGTACATGATGCTTGgctaatatacatataaatacacAATGTATTCATATATATGCAGACATCAAAACCCAAGCGTCTGTGAACAATACATATGACAGCCCCGTAAAATTTACCAATCAGTGTAatgataacttttaaaaatcaatacttGTCTGTTCATATAAAAAGGTATTTCGCCTCATGCATTAACACCCGCAAACATTCTACTAATAAAAGCATAATCAATAGGATCACCCCCATGAAAATTGGAAACATCTGAAAGATTTGACAGGTTTATGCAACATAAGACAAGTTTTTGTAATTAATTCttgtttaataaaaaacatgaatatacaatttcattatttttgaaaCTGTCAATTAGatttatatgatttaaaaaattatttaaaaaaaaaaaatacatgcaactGTAAAAGCAAGCTTACTAAGCTTGGAAAAAGAAGATATAATagctaaaaaaaacatgtatttacatttgtatCTATTTGTAggttatacacatgtataagcAACTAGTCAGAATGATCTAGCTCAGAAATAGAATTAGCCAAGGAATCTTGACCTTCCCACAGAATGGATGCCAAAAGAATTTGTTCATCCTCGGACATAGCCCCTCCGAAAGACCCCTCGGAGGAAACTGTTGACGACGGGAAACATGTTGTCCACCGTTTTCAGGAACTTTTTGAGAGTGAAAACTTGAGTGACATTGTTCTAGTGGTTGGCCTGACTCGGTACTCCGTGCACAAGTTTGTTTTAATCACAGCAAGTGACGTTTTTCAGTAAGTGAAATTGGCGTTGGATGACAGCAGTAACAATGcattatttgaaaattgttaaataCATGGACATCTTCTGTtggattttaacatttaatatgtatacaatttatgaaaatcgATAAACATTTAGTGATATGACACGATCACAGATTGTGTatgttttttcataaatactCATGCAAGTGAATAGTAATACCTGTGTAGTTAACTGTTAAATAGTTTAATCTTTGTGTGGAGTCCGGTCAAGTCGTACACAGACCAACTCGTATAcaggtcaactcgtatacaaaaattTCCGTATAAACAACCAAAAATCAGCTCGTATACAAAAATTCCCGGTGTGTTTAACcgaaagtcaactcgtatacaaaaattTCATATGCCTATATAATTTatgtcaaatattaaatatgataataaatataacaaatgcTGCACAGCAGTTATGAGTCAAATATTCTTACAACATATGatgtatttaagaaaatattatataatgttacaGCAAAAGATGACTTTCATTGTCTAGAACGGTGATGAGTATAGGCTAACGTTAATGACTCAAAAATACCTTGTAAACGAGCTGACTTTTGGTTTTTTATGCGGAAAtgtttgtatacgagttgacctgtatacgagttggtctgtgtacgacttgactgtaaatctctttgtatttatcatgcatttaatatatatgtatatatatttaatatatatgtatatatatatatatcttgccAACAACAGAAACTGTTAAATCATTTTGAAGTGAGATTTACTACATGTACCGTATATCCGTTAATTTTCgcaatgatttaatttttgctttttttgcgATCACTTTTACATAGCAAATAATTGAatatgcagaaattatatcctttattattttctatacgaaactttttaaatcgcaaaaaatgactgtcgcaaattaaaaatgttacagatTTTTCCCATTTTCGcaaaattttgtgacacgcgaaaAACCCCCCAGATATACAGTATCAGtttgaatttattaataattcttttGTCATGCAGATAATCTCATTACTTTGGCGTATTAAAACACTGGCAACGGTATGTATCAATCTGTAATGATCACTTTTAGAGCCATGTTGAATGAGAACCAGTGGCATGAGGCCAACCAGCCAGAGGTCACACTTACAGAGGAAGAGGAATGCTTGCCTGTATTTAGGGACTTTTTAAGGTAACCAGACCCACAGAATGAGATGCACTGTTAGATAAcaggcttggcccctgtgcatTCATTCATACATGGTGCTTTGATAGTATTAGTTATCATTCATGATGGTTTTTATTCTATGATAGTTGATATTTTGCTGTTGGTTTATTTTGTCAGATATCTGTACTGTGGCAGCGTGACATTGACCACTTCCACAGTGCTGCCTGTGTTAATCCTTGCAGACAAGTACTGTATACCCTCGCTGTGCGAGTCCTGTGTTCAGTACATGTCACAGCATGTCGTTGAGTCCCCAGACACAAATCGAACCCTATCATGGTACCAGTATGCCAAAATCAGGGGCTACGAAAAGCTAAAAGAGGAGACTTTTAGATTCATACTATCAAATTTTCACATTGTTCAGAACTCTCCTGATTGGTTGGTGCTGAACAAGTTCGAAGTTCAGGAGTTTTTGAGTAGTTCAGACATTGTGGTGGAGAGCGAGTACATCTTGTGGAGGAAATTAGCAGAATGGTTTGGTCATCAAGATGACATTGCTGGGGTGCTGAAAGAGTTGCTGCCCTTGGTGCGATTTTCCCTGATGACGCCAAAACAGTTGTACGACATTGAGAGCTCTGATCTGTACAAAGAGAATCATCACGTGTTTAGCGAGAAGTTTCTGCAGGCATACCGACGACACTCTCTTCTCAGCGAGGATGTGGAAAAGCTGTCCAACACAATGCATGAACCTCACAGAAACTACAGTGCACCTAGTTACGGCATCTCCTGCCCTTTGACCTTGATAAATTACCAGGTGAAGGCCAAAATTGACAGCAAGATAATCGTGGACAACTTCAAAGTTCCTCTCCAGTTCAATCCTTCCAGCAACACCACTGATCAGGCCAAGGCCTCGTTTCATGTGGAGTTTTTCCCAAAGGGGTACTTTCAGCCACACATGTTATACCAGACCTACCTTGGAAAACACAACGAAAAGACAACTCTTGTCGTACGTCGCATGAACCCCATCCTTACGCCCGAAGTTGTGACCGTTGAGGTTACAATGGTCATTTATGGAAAGAAAAACCAGGTATTTTTAGACTTCTTATTTTAATAGAgcgtcaaatattttttgtagtctgATCAGATGATCTAAAGTAAAAATAAGTACTAGCCTTATCAAAGATATGTGGAACCCTAATATTTCCTAATGATTTTCCTGTTGAAAACAATTCCTGTAGTTGTTAGTACCATTGTACAGTTTGTTCATTAAGATTATTAACAGGTCAATTAAAAAGAAGTAATAAATTGCTCTTCTCTATAAAGTTTGTCAattgtggtttcatcaataattGTTGAGTACCATTTTCTGTGGATTTTATTGTCAGGTTGATCAAGGAAATCTTAAATGTATGATCATGTGCAAaagcatttatttatatattgcCCCTTAATTCCCACAAATTTACACTTCGTTGAAGGTGTGATTTtttaaatccacaaaaatttgGCCTTCAAATTAGTAGACAAAGTAA is drawn from Crassostrea angulata isolate pt1a10 chromosome 5, ASM2561291v2, whole genome shotgun sequence and contains these coding sequences:
- the LOC128186167 gene encoding BTB/POZ domain-containing protein 17-like: MDAKRICSSSDIAPPKDPSEETVDDGKHVVHRFQELFESENLSDIVLVVGLTRYSVHKFVLITASDVFQAMLNENQWHEANQPEVTLTEEEECLPVFRDFLRYLYCGSVTLTTSTVLPVLILADKYCIPSLCESCVQYMSQHVVESPDTNRTLSWYQYAKIRGYEKLKEETFRFILSNFHIVQNSPDWLVLNKFEVQEFLSSSDIVVESEYILWRKLAEWFGHQDDIAGVLKELLPLVRFSLMTPKQLYDIESSDLYKENHHVFSEKFLQAYRRHSLLSEDVEKLSNTMHEPHRNYSAPSYGISCPLTLINYQVKAKIDSKIIVDNFKVPLQFNPSSNTTDQAKASFHVEFFPKGYFQPHMLYQTYLGKHNEKTTLVVRRMNPILTPEVVTVEVTMVIYGKKNQVQYVAHSVTKTHHFCEKSRKLEIEDVISIEKLQENNSRYLVNGRFEATLFLKVIDVHDTKDGNKK